The window GTCAATCGCTACGAAATTGAGGGTCGCGAAAAAGGGCCGGTCTTCCGTAAATTCCAGTGCAATCACTGTAACGAACCCGCCTGTCTTACTTCGTGCTTTGTCAATGCCTATACGAAAACCAAAGAAGGCGCGGTCATATACGACCCGACTGTTTGTGTCGGCTGCAGGACCTGCATGGTCGCCTGCCCTTTTTATGTACCCGCATACAGCTACTCAAGCCCGATCAACCCGGTGATCAAAAAATGCATCATGTGCTACGACACCCGGTTGAAATTCGGTCGCCCCCCTGCTTGTGTTGAAGCATGTCCACAGGAAGTCATGACCTTCGGAAAAAGAAATGATCTGATCAAACTGGGCAATGCCAGGATCAAAAACAATCCGGACAAGTACATCGACCACATCTATGGCGAAAAAGAAGTGGGCGGCACCGCCTGGATGTATCTTTCTGACGTACCGTTTGAAGAACTGGGTTTCAACACCCATATCGGCGAGCAGCCGATCATTTCCTATGTAAAGGAATTCCTGACCATTGTCCCCATGGTCCTGACCATCTGGCCCGCCTTGTTTACCGGTTTTCACCTGCTGTCAAACCGAAAAGAGGCTCTCAAAAACGAAGAAAAAACCGGGAATAAATAAGGAGGGGAAGAGATGAACAAGCTAGCACAGCAAGGTTTTAAGCCAATTGACTCACACACGAATGGTAACGGTCGCACCTGGACCGTCAAGGACAAGATATTTCTCGGGCTCTCTCCGGGCGAATATCTCTCCCAGCAGTTTAAAAACCCGTTCAACTGGATTCTGGCCGTAATCTACATCGTCGGTGTTCCGATC of the Pseudomonadota bacterium genome contains:
- a CDS encoding 4Fe-4S dicluster domain-containing protein, producing MKKLNRRSFLKGGLAGTAVIAGTAVSKNSSAAGNFGGYPDSMGVLVDFTRCVGCRSCEAACNKEQGLPAPDKPFDDLSVYDEIQHNGQKRRTSEKAYTVVNRYEIEGREKGPVFRKFQCNHCNEPACLTSCFVNAYTKTKEGAVIYDPTVCVGCRTCMVACPFYVPAYSYSSPINPVIKKCIMCYDTRLKFGRPPACVEACPQEVMTFGKRNDLIKLGNARIKNNPDKYIDHIYGEKEVGGTAWMYLSDVPFEELGFNTHIGEQPIISYVKEFLTIVPMVLTIWPALFTGFHLLSNRKEALKNEEKTGNK